The following are encoded in a window of Thamnophis elegans isolate rThaEle1 chromosome 14, rThaEle1.pri, whole genome shotgun sequence genomic DNA:
- the LOC116517518 gene encoding nuclear receptor coactivator 5-like isoform X1, producing MAQVTPDQAQTPDPEKRQRPGWIPRLLDINPYKSIQKSSYSPPDGYPKDHEDGNSFEELFGQQYHPSAENEDNYERHQYPQKDDSNAKDAHRDKLYLQFYQQIEKEYNRERPSDCVIVSISKDQAEYSTAIGHRLQDHGLVVEMIYLTSESGLTRALQEVKNDGSPFCVLVEPSNVTLSSCTVIMLHQTIKIHRNMPMEDALALIAKEFEEIFAEHEQQQRTEISHKAADLADGFLERELYESYHVPLGIRNLLFLLSEGKHLYMEELNTISDYLKTRRNKLEGFVAETNTLAAAGEDNEYPNARPSGSALPPMLSKPPPLLPTPGRTPALGPSAAPPPKPALLGKRPLGALLPTPAVLPGPQGKPPPLLTKVIKRPMHVAPPHLPAKRPLLGGRPGLLPTPTYRCSAKIHPSSMGL from the exons ATGGCCCAAGTAACCCCAGATCAAGCACAAACACCCGATCCTGAAAAA AGGCAGAGACCGGGGTGGATTCCTCGACTTCTGGA CATAAATCCTTACAAATCCATTCAGAAGAGTTCTTACTCTCCCCCAGATGGTTATCCGAAGGATCATGAGGATGGTAACAG ctttGAGGAACTTTTTGGGCAGCAGTATCATCCATCAGCAGAGAATGAAGATAATTATGAGAGGCACCAGTACCCTCAGAAAG ATGACAGCAACGCCAAGGATGCTCATCGCGATAAATTGTACCTGCAGTTTTACCAGCAGATAGAGAAGGAATACAACAGAGAGAGACCTTCGGACTGTGTCATCGTTTCCATCAGCAAGGATCAAGc GGAATATTCAACAGCCATAGGCCATCGGTTGCAGGATCATGGCCTTGTGGTGGAAATGATATACCTTACTTCTGAATCAGGTCTCACACGTGCCCTCCAAGAAGTTAAAAACGATGGTTCTCCATTTTGCGTTCTTGTTGAACCATCTAATGTAACACTTTCCTCATGCACCGTAATCATGCTTCATCAGACTATCAAAA TCCACCGTAATATGCCCATggaagatgccctggctctgatAGCTAAAGAGTTTGAGGAAATTTTTGCAGAGCATGAACAACAGCAGCGCACAGAGATTTCCCACAAAGCAGCTGATCTGGCGGATGGCTTTCTAGAGCGGGAGCTTTATGAGAGCTACCATGTGCCTCTAGGCATTAGAAACCTCCTCTTTCTGTTAAGTGAGGGAAAGCATTTGTATATGGAAGAATTGAACACAATAAGTGACTACCTGAAGACCAGGAGAAATAAGCTTGAAG GTTTTGTTGCAGAAACGAATACTTTAGCCGCCGCAGGTGAAGACAACGAGTATCCAAATGCCAGGCCAAGTGGGAGTGCTCTCCCCCCGATGCTAAGCAAGCCACCCCCTCTGCTGCCAACCCCTGGCCGAACTCCTGCCTTAGGGCCGTCTGCTGCGCCCCCACCTAAGCCGGCTTTGTTGGGCAAAAGACCGTTGGGGGCTCTTCTTCCCACTCCAG CAGTGCTGCCTGGGCCGCAGGGGAAACCTCCCCCTCTTCTCACCAAGGTCATCAAAAGGCCGATGCATGTAGCTCCTCCACATCTCCCCGCAAAGCGACCACTGCTCGGGGGAAGACCTGGCCTGCTACCTACACCTACCTACAG ATGCTCAGCCAAGATCCACCCATCATCCATGGGCCTTTAA
- the LOC116517518 gene encoding nuclear receptor coactivator 5-like isoform X2, producing the protein MAQVTPDQAQTPDPEKRQRPGWIPRLLDINPYKSIQKSSYSPPDGYPKDHEDGNSFEELFGQQYHPSAENEDNYERHQYPQKDDSNAKDAHRDKLYLQFYQQIEKEYNRERPSDCVIVSISKDQAEYSTAIGHRLQDHGLVVEMIYLTSESGLTRALQEVKNDGSPFCVLVEPSNVTLSSCTVIMLHQTIKIHRNMPMEDALALIAKEFEEIFAEHEQQQRTEISHKAADLADGFLERELYESYHVPLGIRNLLFLLSEGKHLYMEELNTISDYLKTRRNKLEGFVAETNTLAAAGEDNEYPNARPSGSALPPMLSKPPPLLPTPGRTPALGPSAAPPPKPALLGKRPLGALLPTPVLPGPQGKPPPLLTKVIKRPMHVAPPHLPAKRPLLGGRPGLLPTPTYRCSAKIHPSSMGL; encoded by the exons ATGGCCCAAGTAACCCCAGATCAAGCACAAACACCCGATCCTGAAAAA AGGCAGAGACCGGGGTGGATTCCTCGACTTCTGGA CATAAATCCTTACAAATCCATTCAGAAGAGTTCTTACTCTCCCCCAGATGGTTATCCGAAGGATCATGAGGATGGTAACAG ctttGAGGAACTTTTTGGGCAGCAGTATCATCCATCAGCAGAGAATGAAGATAATTATGAGAGGCACCAGTACCCTCAGAAAG ATGACAGCAACGCCAAGGATGCTCATCGCGATAAATTGTACCTGCAGTTTTACCAGCAGATAGAGAAGGAATACAACAGAGAGAGACCTTCGGACTGTGTCATCGTTTCCATCAGCAAGGATCAAGc GGAATATTCAACAGCCATAGGCCATCGGTTGCAGGATCATGGCCTTGTGGTGGAAATGATATACCTTACTTCTGAATCAGGTCTCACACGTGCCCTCCAAGAAGTTAAAAACGATGGTTCTCCATTTTGCGTTCTTGTTGAACCATCTAATGTAACACTTTCCTCATGCACCGTAATCATGCTTCATCAGACTATCAAAA TCCACCGTAATATGCCCATggaagatgccctggctctgatAGCTAAAGAGTTTGAGGAAATTTTTGCAGAGCATGAACAACAGCAGCGCACAGAGATTTCCCACAAAGCAGCTGATCTGGCGGATGGCTTTCTAGAGCGGGAGCTTTATGAGAGCTACCATGTGCCTCTAGGCATTAGAAACCTCCTCTTTCTGTTAAGTGAGGGAAAGCATTTGTATATGGAAGAATTGAACACAATAAGTGACTACCTGAAGACCAGGAGAAATAAGCTTGAAG GTTTTGTTGCAGAAACGAATACTTTAGCCGCCGCAGGTGAAGACAACGAGTATCCAAATGCCAGGCCAAGTGGGAGTGCTCTCCCCCCGATGCTAAGCAAGCCACCCCCTCTGCTGCCAACCCCTGGCCGAACTCCTGCCTTAGGGCCGTCTGCTGCGCCCCCACCTAAGCCGGCTTTGTTGGGCAAAAGACCGTTGGGGGCTCTTCTTCCCACTCCAG TGCTGCCTGGGCCGCAGGGGAAACCTCCCCCTCTTCTCACCAAGGTCATCAAAAGGCCGATGCATGTAGCTCCTCCACATCTCCCCGCAAAGCGACCACTGCTCGGGGGAAGACCTGGCCTGCTACCTACACCTACCTACAG ATGCTCAGCCAAGATCCACCCATCATCCATGGGCCTTTAA
- the LOC116517518 gene encoding nuclear receptor coactivator 5-like isoform X3, with protein sequence MAQVTPDQAQTPDPEKRQRPGWIPRLLDINPYKSIQKSSYSPPDGYPKDHEDGNSFEELFGQQYHPSAENEDNYERHQYPQKDDSNAKDAHRDKLYLQFYQQIEKEYNRERPSDCVIVSISKDQAEYSTAIGHRLQDHGLVVEMIYLTSESGLTRALQEVKNDGSPFCVLVEPSNVTLSSCTVIMLHQTIKIHRNMPMEDALALIAKEFEEIFAEHEQQQRTEISHKAADLADGFLERELYESYHVPLGIRNLLFLLSEGKHLYMEELNTISDYLKTRRNKLEETNTLAAAGEDNEYPNARPSGSALPPMLSKPPPLLPTPGRTPALGPSAAPPPKPALLGKRPLGALLPTPAVLPGPQGKPPPLLTKVIKRPMHVAPPHLPAKRPLLGGRPGLLPTPTYRCSAKIHPSSMGL encoded by the exons ATGGCCCAAGTAACCCCAGATCAAGCACAAACACCCGATCCTGAAAAA AGGCAGAGACCGGGGTGGATTCCTCGACTTCTGGA CATAAATCCTTACAAATCCATTCAGAAGAGTTCTTACTCTCCCCCAGATGGTTATCCGAAGGATCATGAGGATGGTAACAG ctttGAGGAACTTTTTGGGCAGCAGTATCATCCATCAGCAGAGAATGAAGATAATTATGAGAGGCACCAGTACCCTCAGAAAG ATGACAGCAACGCCAAGGATGCTCATCGCGATAAATTGTACCTGCAGTTTTACCAGCAGATAGAGAAGGAATACAACAGAGAGAGACCTTCGGACTGTGTCATCGTTTCCATCAGCAAGGATCAAGc GGAATATTCAACAGCCATAGGCCATCGGTTGCAGGATCATGGCCTTGTGGTGGAAATGATATACCTTACTTCTGAATCAGGTCTCACACGTGCCCTCCAAGAAGTTAAAAACGATGGTTCTCCATTTTGCGTTCTTGTTGAACCATCTAATGTAACACTTTCCTCATGCACCGTAATCATGCTTCATCAGACTATCAAAA TCCACCGTAATATGCCCATggaagatgccctggctctgatAGCTAAAGAGTTTGAGGAAATTTTTGCAGAGCATGAACAACAGCAGCGCACAGAGATTTCCCACAAAGCAGCTGATCTGGCGGATGGCTTTCTAGAGCGGGAGCTTTATGAGAGCTACCATGTGCCTCTAGGCATTAGAAACCTCCTCTTTCTGTTAAGTGAGGGAAAGCATTTGTATATGGAAGAATTGAACACAATAAGTGACTACCTGAAGACCAGGAGAAATAAGCTTGAAG AAACGAATACTTTAGCCGCCGCAGGTGAAGACAACGAGTATCCAAATGCCAGGCCAAGTGGGAGTGCTCTCCCCCCGATGCTAAGCAAGCCACCCCCTCTGCTGCCAACCCCTGGCCGAACTCCTGCCTTAGGGCCGTCTGCTGCGCCCCCACCTAAGCCGGCTTTGTTGGGCAAAAGACCGTTGGGGGCTCTTCTTCCCACTCCAG CAGTGCTGCCTGGGCCGCAGGGGAAACCTCCCCCTCTTCTCACCAAGGTCATCAAAAGGCCGATGCATGTAGCTCCTCCACATCTCCCCGCAAAGCGACCACTGCTCGGGGGAAGACCTGGCCTGCTACCTACACCTACCTACAG ATGCTCAGCCAAGATCCACCCATCATCCATGGGCCTTTAA
- the LOC116517518 gene encoding nuclear receptor coactivator 5-like isoform X4 has product MAQVTPDQAQTPDPEKRQRPGWIPRLLDINPYKSIQKSSYSPPDGYPKDHEDGNSFEELFGQQYHPSAENEDNYERHQYPQKDDSNAKDAHRDKLYLQFYQQIEKEYNRERPSDCVIVSISKDQAEYSTAIGHRLQDHGLVVEMIYLTSESGLTRALQEVKNDGSPFCVLVEPSNVTLSSCTVIMLHQTIKIHRNMPMEDALALIAKEFEEIFAEHEQQQRTEISHKAADLADGFLERELYESYHVPLGIRNLLFLLSEGKHLYMEELNTISDYLKTRRNKLEGFVAETNTLAAAGEDNEYPNARPSGSALPPMLSKPPPLLPTPGRTPALGPSAAPPPKPALLGKRPLGALLPTPAVLPGPQGKPPPLLTKVIKRPMHVAPPHLPAKRPLLGGRPGLLPTPTYRLPR; this is encoded by the exons ATGGCCCAAGTAACCCCAGATCAAGCACAAACACCCGATCCTGAAAAA AGGCAGAGACCGGGGTGGATTCCTCGACTTCTGGA CATAAATCCTTACAAATCCATTCAGAAGAGTTCTTACTCTCCCCCAGATGGTTATCCGAAGGATCATGAGGATGGTAACAG ctttGAGGAACTTTTTGGGCAGCAGTATCATCCATCAGCAGAGAATGAAGATAATTATGAGAGGCACCAGTACCCTCAGAAAG ATGACAGCAACGCCAAGGATGCTCATCGCGATAAATTGTACCTGCAGTTTTACCAGCAGATAGAGAAGGAATACAACAGAGAGAGACCTTCGGACTGTGTCATCGTTTCCATCAGCAAGGATCAAGc GGAATATTCAACAGCCATAGGCCATCGGTTGCAGGATCATGGCCTTGTGGTGGAAATGATATACCTTACTTCTGAATCAGGTCTCACACGTGCCCTCCAAGAAGTTAAAAACGATGGTTCTCCATTTTGCGTTCTTGTTGAACCATCTAATGTAACACTTTCCTCATGCACCGTAATCATGCTTCATCAGACTATCAAAA TCCACCGTAATATGCCCATggaagatgccctggctctgatAGCTAAAGAGTTTGAGGAAATTTTTGCAGAGCATGAACAACAGCAGCGCACAGAGATTTCCCACAAAGCAGCTGATCTGGCGGATGGCTTTCTAGAGCGGGAGCTTTATGAGAGCTACCATGTGCCTCTAGGCATTAGAAACCTCCTCTTTCTGTTAAGTGAGGGAAAGCATTTGTATATGGAAGAATTGAACACAATAAGTGACTACCTGAAGACCAGGAGAAATAAGCTTGAAG GTTTTGTTGCAGAAACGAATACTTTAGCCGCCGCAGGTGAAGACAACGAGTATCCAAATGCCAGGCCAAGTGGGAGTGCTCTCCCCCCGATGCTAAGCAAGCCACCCCCTCTGCTGCCAACCCCTGGCCGAACTCCTGCCTTAGGGCCGTCTGCTGCGCCCCCACCTAAGCCGGCTTTGTTGGGCAAAAGACCGTTGGGGGCTCTTCTTCCCACTCCAG CAGTGCTGCCTGGGCCGCAGGGGAAACCTCCCCCTCTTCTCACCAAGGTCATCAAAAGGCCGATGCATGTAGCTCCTCCACATCTCCCCGCAAAGCGACCACTGCTCGGGGGAAGACCTGGCCTGCTACCTACACCTACCTACAG ACTTCCCAGGTGA